In one window of Caenimonas aquaedulcis DNA:
- the eda gene encoding bifunctional 4-hydroxy-2-oxoglutarate aldolase/2-dehydro-3-deoxy-phosphogluconate aldolase: protein MAVTLTARDVMADAAVIPVIVLTDVAHAVPLARALVAGGIRMLEVTLRTPVALACIEAIAREVPDAVPGAGTVRSAADAQASIMAGARFAVSPGYTHAVGKACHELELPLLPGVATGGEIMAAQEDGYMALKFFPAMQAGGAAMLKAWQGPFGDVVFCPTGGVTAANAHELLALSNVACVGGSWLTPADAIARGDWARITQLAREAVALRS, encoded by the coding sequence ATGGCTGTGACCCTGACCGCGCGTGACGTGATGGCCGATGCGGCCGTGATCCCGGTGATCGTGCTCACGGACGTCGCGCACGCGGTCCCGCTCGCGCGCGCGCTCGTCGCGGGTGGGATCCGCATGCTGGAAGTCACGCTGCGCACGCCCGTGGCGCTGGCGTGCATCGAGGCGATCGCGCGCGAGGTGCCGGACGCCGTGCCCGGCGCCGGCACGGTGCGCAGCGCGGCGGATGCGCAGGCGTCCATCATGGCGGGCGCGCGCTTCGCCGTGAGCCCGGGCTACACGCATGCCGTCGGCAAGGCTTGCCACGAGCTGGAGCTGCCGCTGCTGCCCGGCGTGGCCACCGGCGGCGAAATCATGGCCGCGCAGGAAGACGGCTACATGGCGCTCAAGTTCTTTCCCGCGATGCAGGCCGGCGGCGCCGCGATGCTCAAGGCGTGGCAGGGGCCCTTCGGCGACGTGGTGTTCTGCCCCACGGGCGGCGTCACCGCCGCCAACGCCCACGAGTTGCTCGCACTGTCCAATGTCGCGTGCGTGGGCGGCTCCTGGCTGACGCCGGCCGATGCCATCGCCCGCGGGGACTGGGCGCGCATCACGCAGCTCGCACGCGAAGCCGTGGCCTTGCGCTCCTGA
- a CDS encoding gamma-glutamylcyclotransferase, producing MSDQPLKPLRDPAAMLDKTLHEWGGHEDLWIFGYGSLIWRPDFDFAERRPAKVHGWHRALKMWSRINRGTPERPGLVFGMLSGGSCQGMVFRIPRQHGAEVLSKLWAREMALAVYDPRWLTCHTPHGPVQALAFTLSRKSPSHTGTLTEEEYRHIFEKSTGIYGTTFEYAHRTFEELQRHNIRDRGLEKLLRLLRR from the coding sequence ATGAGCGATCAGCCCTTGAAGCCGCTGCGCGATCCCGCGGCGATGCTGGACAAGACCTTGCACGAATGGGGCGGGCACGAGGACCTGTGGATCTTCGGCTACGGCTCGCTCATCTGGAGGCCGGATTTCGACTTCGCGGAGCGCCGCCCGGCCAAGGTCCACGGCTGGCACCGCGCATTGAAGATGTGGAGCCGCATCAACCGCGGTACGCCCGAGCGCCCGGGCCTCGTCTTCGGCATGCTCTCGGGCGGCTCGTGCCAGGGCATGGTGTTTCGCATCCCGCGCCAGCACGGCGCGGAGGTGCTGTCGAAGTTGTGGGCGCGCGAAATGGCGCTGGCCGTCTACGACCCGCGCTGGCTCACCTGCCACACGCCGCATGGGCCGGTGCAGGCACTGGCGTTCACGCTGTCGCGCAAGAGCCCGAGCCATACGGGCACGCTGACGGAAGAGGAGTACCGGCACATCTTCGAGAAGTCGACGGGGATCTACGGGACGACCTTCGAGTACGCGCACCGCACGTTCGAGGAATTGCAGCGGCACAACATCCGCGACAGGGGGCTGGAGAAGTTGCTGAGGTTGCTGCGGAGGTGA
- a CDS encoding nucleotidyltransferase family protein — translation MSGPAVLVLASGRGERFKASGGTGSKLEAMLFGKTVLDRTLDAVRASGLRWHLEDKGHPGMGDSIAAAVHATRDASGWLILPGDLPLVQAATLSAVAQAVASHAVVLPRYGGRQGHPVGFGSACRDALLDLTGPLGASTVVRAQRDVGGVFTLDIDDPGIVTDIDTVDDLARAEALLLRR, via the coding sequence GTGAGCGGCCCCGCCGTCCTGGTCCTGGCGTCCGGGCGGGGAGAGCGGTTCAAGGCCTCGGGGGGAACAGGTTCCAAGCTGGAAGCGATGCTGTTCGGCAAGACGGTGCTGGACCGCACGCTGGATGCCGTGCGCGCGAGCGGCCTGCGCTGGCACCTGGAGGACAAGGGCCATCCCGGCATGGGCGATTCCATCGCCGCCGCGGTGCACGCGACGCGCGACGCGAGCGGCTGGCTCATCCTGCCCGGCGACCTGCCGCTGGTGCAGGCAGCCACGCTGTCGGCGGTGGCGCAGGCCGTGGCGTCCCATGCCGTCGTCCTGCCGCGCTACGGCGGGCGCCAGGGACATCCGGTCGGGTTCGGTTCTGCATGCCGTGACGCGTTGCTGGACCTGACCGGGCCCTTGGGCGCATCGACCGTGGTGCGTGCGCAGCGCGACGTGGGCGGTGTGTTCACGCTGGACATCGACGATCCGGGGATCGTGACGGACATCGATACGGTGGACGACTTGGCGCGGGCGGAGGCGCTGTTGCTGCGCCGATGA
- the edd gene encoding phosphogluconate dehydratase produces the protein MTLHPAVRAVTERIRERSAPHRNAYLQRLDAAAARDRGADRMGCANVAHAFAGIPADDRFKVVAERAPNIAIVNSYNDMLSAHQPLGRYPDLIKDEARKLGATAQVAGGVPAMCDGVTQGTAGMELSLFSRDVIAMSTAVSLSHDVFDAALMLGICDKIVPGLLIGALHFGHLPTVFVPAGPMPSGLSNNEKAKVREKAAQGLVGREALLEAEQAAYHAPGTCTFYGTANSNQMLLEAMGLHVPGTAFVNPGNELREELTREAVRTVLGITKTRRFAPIGQVVDERAIVNAMSALLATGGSTNHLIHWVAVARSAGLVIDWDDFAQLSAAVPLLARVYPNGSADVNQFQSAGGPGFIIRELLDAGLMHGDVLTVREEGIRAYTKEPALAGKLGWADIGPSRDTTIVRPASEPFSATGGLKLLTGNLGRSVIKVSAVPEDRHVVEAPARVFNSQDELLRAFNGGELERDMVCVVRWQGPQANGMPELHKLTPPLAVLQGKGFKVALVTDGRMSGASGKVPAAIHVSPEAAAGGPLAKVRDGDLVRLDAPAGTLQVLVPDAEWAARENASMPGTLKDTNGFGVGRELFASFRRNALAAEEGACTWL, from the coding sequence ATGACCCTCCATCCGGCCGTCCGTGCCGTCACCGAACGCATCCGCGAGCGCAGCGCGCCGCACCGAAACGCCTACCTGCAACGACTGGACGCCGCAGCCGCCCGGGACCGCGGCGCCGACCGCATGGGCTGCGCGAACGTGGCCCATGCGTTCGCGGGCATCCCCGCCGACGACCGGTTCAAGGTCGTCGCGGAGCGCGCGCCGAACATCGCCATCGTCAACTCGTACAACGACATGCTGTCCGCGCACCAGCCGCTCGGCCGCTACCCGGACCTCATCAAGGACGAGGCACGCAAGCTCGGTGCCACGGCGCAGGTGGCGGGCGGCGTGCCCGCGATGTGCGACGGCGTGACGCAGGGCACGGCCGGCATGGAGCTCAGCCTGTTCTCGCGCGATGTGATCGCGATGAGCACGGCGGTGTCGCTGAGCCATGACGTGTTCGACGCCGCGCTGATGCTCGGCATCTGCGACAAGATCGTGCCGGGCCTGCTCATCGGCGCGCTGCACTTCGGCCACCTGCCCACCGTGTTCGTGCCGGCGGGTCCGATGCCCAGCGGCCTGTCCAACAACGAGAAGGCCAAGGTCCGCGAGAAGGCGGCGCAGGGCCTGGTCGGCCGCGAGGCGTTGCTCGAAGCGGAGCAGGCCGCGTACCACGCGCCGGGTACCTGCACCTTCTACGGCACCGCCAACAGCAACCAGATGCTGCTGGAGGCGATGGGGCTGCACGTGCCGGGCACGGCCTTCGTGAATCCCGGCAACGAACTGCGCGAGGAGCTCACGCGCGAAGCGGTGCGCACGGTGCTGGGCATCACGAAGACGCGCCGCTTCGCACCGATCGGGCAAGTGGTGGACGAACGCGCGATCGTGAACGCGATGTCCGCGCTGCTCGCGACCGGCGGTTCGACCAACCACCTGATCCACTGGGTGGCCGTCGCGCGCTCCGCGGGCCTCGTCATCGACTGGGACGATTTCGCGCAGCTGTCGGCGGCGGTCCCGCTGCTGGCGCGCGTGTACCCCAACGGCAGCGCGGACGTGAACCAGTTCCAGTCCGCGGGCGGGCCCGGGTTCATCATTCGTGAATTGCTGGATGCGGGCTTGATGCACGGGGACGTGCTGACGGTGCGGGAAGAGGGGATTCGCGCGTACACGAAGGAGCCGGCGCTCGCCGGAAAGCTCGGCTGGGCCGACATCGGCCCATCGCGCGACACCACCATCGTGCGCCCCGCGTCGGAGCCGTTCAGCGCCACCGGCGGTTTGAAACTTCTCACCGGCAACCTGGGGCGCAGCGTGATCAAGGTGTCGGCCGTCCCCGAGGACAGGCACGTCGTCGAAGCGCCCGCGCGTGTGTTCAACAGCCAGGACGAATTGCTGCGCGCCTTCAACGGGGGCGAGCTCGAGCGCGACATGGTGTGCGTGGTGCGCTGGCAGGGCCCGCAGGCGAACGGCATGCCGGAGCTGCACAAGCTCACGCCCCCGCTGGCCGTGCTGCAGGGCAAGGGATTCAAGGTGGCGCTGGTGACGGATGGCCGCATGAGTGGCGCATCGGGCAAGGTGCCGGCGGCGATCCATGTGTCGCCGGAAGCCGCGGCGGGCGGCCCGCTCGCGAAGGTGCGCGACGGCGACCTGGTGCGGCTCGACGCGCCCGCCGGCACGCTGCAGGTGCTCGTGCCGGACGCCGAGTGGGCGGCGCGCGAGAATGCGTCCATGCCGGGCACCCTCAAGGACACCAATGGCTTCGGCGTGGGCCGCGAGCTCTTCGCCTCGTTCCGCCGCAACGCGCTCGCCGCGGAAGAGGGGGCCTGCACATGGCTGTGA
- a CDS encoding xanthine dehydrogenase family protein molybdopterin-binding subunit, whose amino-acid sequence MSSVMHTLAQASRRDFMKTTAVVAGGLMVGVSLTALKSARAAGTMHTPNAWVHIADDNTITLISARSEMGQGVYTSMPMLLAEELNVDIRNIKVAMAPPDAKLYGNALLGGTQLTGGSTSVRDGWESLRTAGAQVREMLISAAATKWNVDRADIRADNGMILGPRGMKATYGELAEAASKLPLPMKVSVKDPKDFRIVGKRTRRLDTPAKVNGTAEFGIDVKLPGMVYAALEQCPVIGGTVRSFDASKAKGMPGVIDVVQIPDGVAVVADSWWRANQARKAVAIVWDEGKGASLSHTSMLESTRAASKTGKPIPIKSAGDPEGVIAASNKVVRAEYVSQLLSHSPLEPMNFTASYANGKMLLIGPTQWQDGAQGAVAKALDMKPEDIGVQTTFLGGGFGRRIDLDFIVQAAQISRAVGKPVKLVWTREDDMTHDFYRPQSVHQLAASLGADGKPTAMTFRLTSQSVTGRVFGLPESEPDALMTEAAVAPYAIPAFRHEHIKHDAGLRVGYWRSVSHLLNAFANESFIDELAKSAGQDPYQYRMSMLASQPRFANVLKLAADKAGWGKPLPAGHAHGIALMEGYDTYMAQVAEVSLDASGGVRVHRVTVAADTGRMVNPDTVEAQIQSSVVFGMGAALMQEITLEKGRVQQTNFHQFPLVRMNEAPAIDIILVQSTEKPGGIGEPATAVVVPAIANAVARLTGKRVRKLPMTADAIRMA is encoded by the coding sequence ATGAGCTCTGTCATGCACACCCTTGCGCAGGCCTCGCGCCGCGATTTCATGAAGACCACCGCCGTCGTCGCCGGCGGGTTGATGGTGGGCGTCTCGCTCACCGCGCTGAAAAGCGCCAGGGCCGCCGGCACGATGCACACGCCCAACGCGTGGGTGCACATCGCCGACGACAACACGATCACGCTGATCTCCGCCCGCTCCGAGATGGGGCAGGGCGTCTACACGTCCATGCCGATGCTGCTGGCCGAAGAGCTCAACGTCGACATCCGCAACATCAAGGTCGCGATGGCCCCGCCCGATGCCAAGCTGTACGGCAACGCGCTGCTCGGCGGCACGCAGCTCACCGGCGGCTCGACCTCCGTGCGCGACGGCTGGGAGTCGCTGCGCACGGCGGGCGCGCAGGTGCGCGAGATGCTGATCAGCGCGGCCGCGACGAAGTGGAACGTCGACCGCGCCGACATCCGGGCGGACAACGGCATGATCCTCGGCCCGCGCGGCATGAAGGCCACCTACGGCGAGCTGGCCGAGGCGGCGTCGAAGTTGCCGCTGCCGATGAAGGTGTCGGTGAAGGACCCGAAGGACTTCCGCATCGTCGGCAAGCGCACCAGGCGCCTGGACACGCCGGCCAAGGTCAATGGCACGGCGGAATTCGGCATCGACGTGAAGCTGCCCGGCATGGTCTACGCCGCGCTCGAACAATGCCCCGTGATCGGCGGCACGGTCAGGAGCTTCGATGCGTCGAAGGCGAAGGGCATGCCCGGCGTGATCGACGTCGTGCAGATCCCGGACGGCGTCGCCGTGGTGGCGGACAGCTGGTGGCGTGCGAACCAGGCACGCAAGGCCGTGGCCATCGTGTGGGACGAGGGCAAGGGCGCCTCGCTGTCGCACACCAGCATGCTCGAGAGCACGCGCGCCGCGTCGAAGACCGGCAAGCCGATCCCGATCAAGTCCGCGGGCGATCCGGAGGGCGTCATCGCGGCGTCGAACAAGGTGGTGCGCGCCGAGTACGTGAGCCAGCTGCTGTCGCACTCGCCGCTCGAGCCGATGAACTTCACGGCGAGTTACGCCAACGGCAAGATGCTGCTGATCGGCCCGACGCAGTGGCAGGACGGCGCGCAGGGCGCGGTGGCGAAGGCGCTGGACATGAAGCCCGAGGACATCGGCGTGCAGACGACCTTCCTGGGCGGCGGCTTCGGCCGGCGCATCGACCTGGACTTCATCGTGCAGGCCGCGCAGATCTCCAGGGCGGTGGGCAAGCCGGTCAAGCTCGTGTGGACGCGCGAGGACGACATGACGCACGACTTCTACCGGCCGCAATCGGTGCACCAGCTCGCCGCGTCGCTCGGCGCGGACGGCAAGCCGACCGCGATGACCTTCCGCCTCACCTCGCAGTCGGTGACCGGCCGCGTGTTCGGCCTGCCCGAGTCGGAGCCCGATGCGCTGATGACCGAGGCGGCGGTGGCGCCCTACGCCATCCCGGCGTTCCGGCACGAGCACATCAAGCACGACGCCGGCCTGCGCGTGGGCTACTGGCGCTCGGTGAGCCACCTGCTCAACGCCTTCGCCAACGAGAGCTTCATCGACGAACTCGCGAAGTCGGCCGGGCAGGATCCGTACCAGTACCGCATGTCCATGCTCGCTTCGCAGCCGCGCTTCGCGAACGTGCTCAAGCTCGCCGCGGACAAGGCCGGCTGGGGCAAGCCGCTGCCGGCGGGCCATGCGCACGGCATCGCGCTCATGGAAGGCTACGACACCTACATGGCGCAGGTGGCCGAGGTGAGCCTGGACGCATCGGGCGGCGTGCGCGTGCACCGCGTGACGGTGGCGGCGGACACCGGCCGCATGGTGAACCCCGACACGGTCGAGGCGCAGATCCAGTCCAGCGTGGTGTTCGGCATGGGCGCGGCGCTGATGCAGGAGATCACCCTCGAGAAGGGCCGCGTGCAGCAGACCAACTTCCACCAGTTCCCGCTGGTGCGGATGAACGAGGCCCCGGCCATCGACATCATCCTCGTCCAGAGCACGGAGAAGCCCGGCGGCATCGGCGAGCCCGCGACGGCCGTGGTGGTGCCGGCGATCGCGAACGCGGTGGCCAGGCTCACCGGCAAGCGGGTGCGTAAACTCCCGATGACGGCCGACGCGATCCGCATGGCCTGA
- a CDS encoding TolB family protein, whose amino-acid sequence MFFSKVPSALAAMAMACAAGAAHATYPGINGVIVFENAATHRIGRTAPTGGAVTDLAAGRSPAVSPNGRKIAFSLPNAANTSSAIHVMNIDGTNDVQLTSGTWDVAPAWSADGTSISFVRNQNEMWSINPDGTGAMNVRPLLGAVTSLVNFPHFTSKGSFAYASYDTAGTPWLYFSSIQPRNDTLLARNSFPTFSPDGLTYMGVTLSLQAVEGDIAGPNSHLVPTPGSVTGQNVISPDGKSIAAGVGNAQNNLLQVRPRSGGPGTVQWPDTVHTLDWSRLPQACHETTTTGGSSVSPSADFYASQCAVVVMPDGGQTTGVLMQAAAIGPDQRLYVATKKLDGKGVPYWSPFEVAPGFVGSPTVAYSAGLRVNRLAIAGAKDGSLQVVVVFADGTVYHNVRYAGGSWSAQGFIALYNGNNFFKARDVAITISGSSATSQGMAQVIANGYDLGSVFHRVRSSDGTWTDWAEVPGAAGLNTRQLAIAAGDDGNTNVLATVVQPDGTSLIKRQVRYTNSWDPSFVDVAIPAGTTLSALDTQIALTVTTGQFPTAQLVYTDVNGAAWLQQRGNPLYQSSWTGQTGNVSLATGGTRGVSISGKPNGVANSEVMLVRTSAQ is encoded by the coding sequence ATGTTTTTCTCGAAAGTCCCTTCGGCCCTTGCCGCGATGGCAATGGCATGCGCCGCCGGAGCTGCGCATGCGACCTACCCCGGCATCAACGGCGTCATCGTCTTCGAAAATGCCGCGACCCACAGGATCGGCCGCACGGCGCCCACCGGCGGCGCCGTCACAGATCTTGCTGCGGGACGGTCCCCCGCGGTATCGCCCAACGGCAGGAAGATCGCGTTCTCCCTGCCCAACGCGGCCAACACTTCCAGCGCCATCCACGTCATGAACATCGACGGCACGAACGACGTGCAGTTGACCAGTGGTACATGGGACGTGGCGCCCGCGTGGTCGGCGGACGGCACCAGCATATCCTTCGTCCGGAACCAGAATGAGATGTGGAGCATCAATCCGGACGGAACGGGTGCGATGAACGTACGCCCGCTGCTGGGTGCGGTCACGAGTCTCGTCAACTTCCCGCATTTCACGTCGAAGGGAAGCTTTGCCTATGCCTCGTACGACACAGCGGGAACTCCTTGGCTTTATTTCTCGTCCATTCAGCCCCGCAACGACACCTTGCTCGCGAGGAACTCGTTTCCCACGTTTTCGCCCGACGGCTTGACGTACATGGGCGTGACGCTGAGTCTGCAGGCCGTTGAGGGGGACATCGCAGGACCTAACTCGCATCTGGTGCCGACCCCTGGGAGCGTCACCGGACAGAACGTGATCTCTCCCGATGGAAAGTCCATCGCCGCGGGTGTCGGGAACGCGCAAAACAACCTCCTCCAGGTTCGTCCTCGCAGCGGCGGACCTGGAACAGTCCAATGGCCCGATACGGTCCATACCCTCGATTGGAGTCGCCTGCCGCAGGCCTGCCACGAGACGACGACGACGGGCGGCAGCAGCGTCTCCCCGAGTGCTGACTTTTACGCATCGCAATGTGCTGTCGTGGTCATGCCCGACGGCGGACAGACGACCGGTGTTCTGATGCAGGCGGCGGCGATCGGGCCGGACCAGCGTCTCTATGTGGCCACGAAAAAGCTGGACGGCAAGGGAGTACCTTACTGGTCCCCATTCGAAGTGGCTCCGGGCTTCGTCGGTTCTCCAACGGTTGCCTACTCGGCAGGCCTGCGTGTCAACCGGCTTGCCATCGCAGGAGCGAAAGACGGCAGTCTCCAGGTCGTCGTTGTCTTCGCGGACGGAACCGTCTATCACAACGTGCGCTACGCCGGCGGCTCCTGGTCGGCGCAGGGTTTCATTGCGCTTTACAACGGAAACAACTTCTTCAAGGCGCGCGATGTCGCCATCACCATCAGCGGGAGCAGCGCGACATCCCAGGGCATGGCACAAGTCATCGCGAACGGGTATGACCTGGGAAGCGTGTTCCACCGCGTTCGATCGAGCGATGGCACCTGGACCGACTGGGCGGAAGTGCCCGGCGCCGCGGGCCTGAACACGCGCCAGCTCGCGATCGCTGCGGGAGACGATGGCAACACGAACGTCCTGGCGACGGTGGTCCAGCCCGATGGCACTTCGTTGATAAAGCGCCAGGTTCGCTACACCAACAGCTGGGATCCTTCGTTCGTGGACGTGGCCATCCCTGCAGGCACCACGCTATCGGCGCTGGATACGCAAATCGCGCTGACAGTGACCACCGGGCAGTTCCCCACCGCGCAATTGGTGTACACCGACGTCAACGGCGCGGCATGGCTGCAGCAACGCGGCAATCCCCTGTACCAGAGCTCCTGGACCGGGCAGACCGGCAATGTTTCGCTCGCCACCGGCGGCACGCGCGGAGTGTCGATCTCGGGCAAGCCCAATGGCGTGGCCAACAGCGAAGTGATGCTGGTGCGCACGTCGGCGCAATAA
- a CDS encoding XdhC family protein, translated as MESLDLRVLGDALQWRRAGHGVTLVTVVETWGSAPRPPGALLAVRDDGVVSGSVSGGCVEDDLIARVKSGERHGAPAMIAYGVTKEEAARFGLPCGGTLRLVQEPVRDTAWIESVLARTAAHELVARTLTLATGAVTLGTATRDERMRFDGSTLTTLFGPKWRLLLIGAGQLSQAVAQMAQLLDFEVLVCDPREEYASTLAIAGATHVPGMPDDVVRELRCDAHTAIVALTHDPKLDDMALLEALRSDAFYVGALGSTRNQAARRKRLAEHFDLTEAELARLHGPVGLRIGAKTPAEIAVSILAQLIERKNHAAVAAQPAAGCTVA; from the coding sequence ATGGAGAGTCTCGACCTGCGCGTGCTCGGCGATGCGCTGCAATGGCGGCGCGCCGGGCACGGCGTGACGCTGGTCACCGTCGTGGAAACCTGGGGCAGCGCCCCGCGCCCCCCGGGGGCGCTTCTCGCCGTGCGCGACGACGGCGTGGTGAGCGGCTCGGTCTCGGGCGGCTGCGTCGAGGACGACCTCATCGCGCGCGTGAAGTCCGGCGAGCGCCATGGCGCGCCGGCGATGATCGCCTACGGTGTCACCAAGGAAGAGGCGGCGCGCTTCGGCCTGCCGTGCGGCGGCACGCTGCGGCTGGTGCAGGAGCCCGTGCGCGACACCGCGTGGATCGAATCCGTGTTGGCGCGCACGGCGGCGCATGAGCTGGTCGCGCGGACCCTGACGCTCGCCACGGGCGCGGTGACGCTGGGCACCGCCACCCGCGACGAGCGCATGCGCTTCGATGGCTCGACCCTCACGACCTTGTTCGGGCCGAAGTGGCGCTTGCTGCTGATCGGCGCGGGGCAGCTGTCGCAGGCGGTCGCGCAGATGGCGCAACTGCTGGACTTCGAGGTGCTGGTGTGCGATCCGCGCGAGGAGTATGCGAGCACGCTCGCGATCGCGGGCGCGACGCACGTGCCGGGCATGCCGGACGACGTCGTGCGCGAACTGCGCTGCGACGCCCACACGGCCATCGTCGCGCTCACGCACGACCCCAAGCTCGACGACATGGCCCTGCTGGAGGCACTGCGCTCCGATGCGTTCTACGTGGGCGCGCTCGGCTCCACGCGCAACCAGGCCGCGCGCAGGAAGCGGCTCGCGGAGCATTTCGACCTGACCGAGGCCGAGCTCGCGCGGCTGCACGGCCCGGTGGGTTTGCGCATCGGCGCGAAGACACCTGCGGAGATCGCGGTGTCCATCCTCGCGCAGCTCATCGAGCGCAAGAACCACGCGGCCGTCGCGGCGCAACCGGCAGCCGGCTGCACCGTCGCGTGA
- a CDS encoding extracellular catalytic domain type 1 short-chain-length polyhydroxyalkanoate depolymerase: protein MYIPLEELAKATELTRGGRLQEATQLIQQALQRGAPAGEKPAPAPTPSAPRADVTDVTDVAFRELPSPGGAPAAAAEQPSPASSTGPASFERHAFDGGAKPYTYWLYTPGRQDDSAPLPIVVMLHGCTQDGADFATGTAMNELAAVRGCLVVYPEQRQDANSMRCWNWFEPAHQRRDSGEPAMIAALALEVAARHGGDTSRIYIAGLSAGGAMATLVGQLYPDVFAAVGVHSGLPAQSAQDVVGAMSAMRKPAAQRTPSTRAGIAVPTIVFHGNSDRTVHPGNGKRIVQEAVSAADAKGVPLSSRPGPTGASSRTVRRAVHSSAEGQPWVESWEIVGAPHAWSGGRAAGTYTDPQGPDASAAMLDFFLQHRLATQRPV from the coding sequence TTGTACATCCCGCTCGAAGAACTGGCCAAGGCCACCGAACTCACCCGTGGCGGCAGGCTGCAGGAAGCCACGCAGCTCATCCAGCAGGCACTCCAGCGCGGGGCCCCAGCCGGAGAGAAGCCCGCGCCCGCGCCAACGCCCAGCGCGCCGCGCGCCGACGTCACGGACGTCACGGACGTCGCGTTTCGTGAATTGCCTTCTCCCGGCGGCGCGCCGGCGGCGGCCGCGGAGCAGCCCTCGCCCGCCTCATCCACGGGCCCGGCGTCTTTCGAACGGCACGCCTTCGACGGCGGGGCCAAGCCGTACACCTACTGGCTCTACACGCCGGGCCGGCAGGACGATTCCGCGCCCTTGCCCATCGTCGTCATGCTGCACGGCTGCACGCAGGACGGCGCGGACTTCGCCACCGGCACGGCGATGAACGAGCTGGCGGCCGTGCGCGGCTGCCTCGTCGTCTATCCCGAGCAGCGGCAGGACGCCAACAGCATGCGCTGCTGGAACTGGTTCGAACCGGCTCACCAGCGGCGCGATTCGGGCGAGCCGGCGATGATCGCGGCGCTCGCGCTCGAGGTCGCGGCGCGCCACGGCGGAGACACCTCGCGCATCTACATCGCGGGCCTGTCCGCCGGCGGCGCGATGGCGACGCTCGTGGGCCAGCTCTATCCCGATGTGTTCGCGGCCGTGGGCGTTCACTCCGGCCTGCCCGCGCAATCGGCGCAGGATGTCGTGGGCGCGATGTCTGCCATGCGCAAGCCCGCCGCGCAGCGCACGCCCTCCACCCGGGCCGGCATCGCGGTGCCGACCATCGTGTTCCACGGCAATTCCGATCGCACGGTGCATCCGGGCAACGGCAAGCGCATCGTGCAGGAGGCCGTGTCCGCGGCCGATGCGAAGGGCGTGCCGCTGAGTTCGCGCCCCGGCCCGACGGGCGCCTCGAGCCGCACGGTGCGCCGCGCGGTCCACAGCTCGGCGGAAGGACAGCCGTGGGTGGAAAGCTGGGAGATCGTCGGCGCGCCGCACGCATGGTCGGGCGGTCGCGCGGCCGGAACCTACACCGATCCCCAGGGACCGGATGCGTCGGCCGCGATGCTGGACTTCTTCCTCCAGCACCGCCTGGCCACGCAGCGTCCGGTGTGA
- a CDS encoding class I SAM-dependent methyltransferase, with protein sequence MQVDYAGHEAVYRRLRSQAGRAGWDDAQGLARDLDILDEIMRWSAFPREGRVLELGCGAGNIALYLAARGYVVHGVDISRTAIDWAREHAAAGPVSASFEVGNVIDGEGLHDAAFDLVLDGHCLHCIIGEDRARFFGTARRVLAPGGVLCVRTMCNALPPAMASRVGYDPDTGVCSRDGVATRYVGAANALVREVMDAGFELLQMEVRRAPDGATDDSDELILLASRPA encoded by the coding sequence ATGCAGGTCGATTACGCGGGGCACGAGGCGGTCTACCGACGGCTCCGGTCGCAAGCCGGGAGGGCAGGCTGGGACGACGCGCAAGGCCTGGCGCGCGACCTCGACATCCTGGACGAAATCATGCGATGGTCCGCGTTTCCGCGCGAGGGCCGCGTGCTGGAGCTGGGCTGCGGCGCCGGCAACATCGCGCTATACCTCGCGGCCCGCGGCTACGTGGTGCACGGTGTGGACATCTCGCGCACGGCGATCGACTGGGCCCGCGAACACGCGGCTGCCGGCCCCGTGAGCGCAAGCTTCGAGGTCGGCAACGTGATCGACGGGGAAGGCCTGCACGATGCCGCGTTCGACCTCGTGCTCGACGGCCACTGCCTGCACTGCATCATCGGCGAAGACCGTGCGCGCTTCTTCGGCACGGCGCGGCGGGTGCTGGCGCCGGGCGGCGTGCTGTGCGTGCGGACCATGTGCAACGCACTTCCGCCGGCCATGGCGAGCCGCGTGGGTTACGACCCCGACACCGGCGTCTGCAGCCGCGATGGCGTGGCGACCCGCTATGTCGGCGCCGCCAATGCGCTGGTGCGCGAGGTCATGGACGCGGGCTTCGAGTTGTTGCAGATGGAAGTGCGCCGGGCGCCGGACGGCGCCACCGACGACTCCGATGAGTTGATCCTGCTGGCTTCCCGTCCCGCATGA